The segment CCTTGCTCGACCAGCGCATCACGGGCGGCGAGGAAGTCGTGAAAGCTGTTTTCCTTGTGCTCAAGCTTGCCGGCCAGATACCAGGGCTCACCGCGATCACCGCCACCGCGCACGTGCGCGACTGCGAAGGCCACACCCCGCGTCAGCAACTCAAGGCGTCCAATCGAGAACCACGGGTCCAGCGTTTCGCCATAGGCGCCGTAGCCATACAGCAGCACCGGCAGTGGAGAGAACGGCCGACCTTCTGCATCACACAGATCACGGCGCATCACCACCGAGACAGGTACCTGTTCGCCATCAGCAGAGGTGGCCCAAAGGCGGCGACTGATCAGCGCATCGGGTGCGAGATCACCATGCACCGTCTGACGCTTGAGTAGATGACGTATGCCGGTATCAAGGTCGAGCTCTATCCAGCTGGGTGGCGTGGTAAAGCTCTCTTCGCGAATGCGTAGACGGCGTGAGTCGAAGTGAGGGCAGTCACCCAGCCCCTGACTCAACGGCTGTTCGGGCAATGACAGGCGCTCATCACGCGTGATGGTATCCGGGCCTGATGCTGCATCCTCGAATTCCATGACACGTAACCAGGCTTGCGCCTGACGGTGATCTCGTTCGTCGACCATCACGCCCCAGCTGAAGGCCTCAACGCCTTCCAATGTCACTTCATCGCGCGTCGGAATCAACGGCAGCCAGTCGCCGGGAGCGCTTTCTGGCGCGACATCGAGCTGGAAGTGCGGAGCATTGTGGTTGTGCAATACATAGAAGTGGCCTGGACGGTGATCGATACCGTACTCGACACCCGTCTCACGGCCGCGCACCAGTATCATCTCGGCCAGAGGCGTCATCGCGGGCAATAACCAGGATTCGCTGGTGTCCTTGGAGGCCGTTTCCAGTACCAGATACTCGCGTGAGCGGGTCTTGCCCATGCCGACCCAGAATTCGCTGTCTTCTTCGCGATACAGCAGGGTCTCGTGGCGACTTTCAATGTTGAGACACCAGATCTCGAAGGGACGCTGAGTACTGTCGTAACGCGTGAATAGCAGATGCTGGCCATCTTCTGCCCAGGAAAGATCCGGGCCGATATCCTCCAGCAGGCACTCGTCTTGTTGCCCTTGCTGGCGGACGTTGCTATCGCTCGCATCCAGAATTCCGAGCCTGAGGCTAAACACCTCGTCGCCGCTGGTGTCCAGAGTCCACGCCAGTCGTTGTTCGTCTGGCGAGATAGACATGTCGCCCAGCTCCACGAAATCGTGGTGGCGTGACAGGGTTTGCAGGTCGAGCAGGCATTCATGACGCGTGGTATCTGCCGGATCGGCGTCGAGAGGGTAGCGCCACCACACCGGATAATCGGCATCGGCGGCGGTCTCGCTCCAGTAGACGTAATGATCCAGGGCTTCCGGCAGGCTGGAGACGGCCAGTTCACGGCGTGCCAGGTGGCCGGTATACAGTGCATCGGCAAGTGGCATCAGCGGCGTGAACCACTTGTCGCTCTCGGCATTGGCTGCGGTGAGGAATGTCTCTACCTCAGGCGTGTCTCGCGCCTCAAGCCAGTGCCATTCTGGGTCATCGGCACGATAATGACGCTGGACAGGACTGTCGGACATGGCTACCTCGTGAAAGTCGGGTGCTCGAGTGTGTCGGGCGGGCTTGGAGTGTAACATTGAGCGTGTCCCGTAGCGTTCGCAAGCCCTTGCCTCGTGGTAGATGAACGCTTGAGTCACGGGTCACGAAGGCGTCGCGGCAGGGCGTCATGAACGGGATGTGTTCGTAGGGAATGAAGTCTCGACTTGGAAGCACCATCTGA is part of the Cobetia sp. L2A1 genome and harbors:
- a CDS encoding S9 family peptidase, encoding MSDSPVQRHYRADDPEWHWLEARDTPEVETFLTAANAESDKWFTPLMPLADALYTGHLARRELAVSSLPEALDHYVYWSETAADADYPVWWRYPLDADPADTTRHECLLDLQTLSRHHDFVELGDMSISPDEQRLAWTLDTSGDEVFSLRLGILDASDSNVRQQGQQDECLLEDIGPDLSWAEDGQHLLFTRYDSTQRPFEIWCLNIESRHETLLYREEDSEFWVGMGKTRSREYLVLETASKDTSESWLLPAMTPLAEMILVRGRETGVEYGIDHRPGHFYVLHNHNAPHFQLDVAPESAPGDWLPLIPTRDEVTLEGVEAFSWGVMVDERDHRQAQAWLRVMEFEDAASGPDTITRDERLSLPEQPLSQGLGDCPHFDSRRLRIREESFTTPPSWIELDLDTGIRHLLKRQTVHGDLAPDALISRRLWATSADGEQVPVSVVMRRDLCDAEGRPFSPLPVLLYGYGAYGETLDPWFSIGRLELLTRGVAFAVAHVRGGGDRGEPWYLAGKLEHKENSFHDFLAARDALVEQGVGAAERIAAYGASAGGLLVGASLNKRPEAFCAAVLDVPFVDVLRTMENPELPLTTAEYTEWGNPHESEARRRIRAYSPLDNLTAAPYPPLFLQGSWHDTRVPYWEPAKLYARLRQMDCTPHPVLLRTDMSSGHGGASGRFKAWRDNARQDAFLLWALGASDVS